A DNA window from Primulina tabacum isolate GXHZ01 chromosome 12, ASM2559414v2, whole genome shotgun sequence contains the following coding sequences:
- the LOC142521367 gene encoding mitochondrial import inner membrane translocase subunit Tim9 — protein sequence MDKSMLGDLDALPEEDKLRMTAMIDQLQIRDSLRMYNALVERCFTDCVDTFRRKTLDKQEETCVRRCAEKFLKHSMRVGMRFAELNQGAATQD from the exons ATGGACAAGAGCATGCTTGGAGATTTGGACGCTCTTCCGGAGGAAGATAAGCTCCGAATGACGGCCATGATCGACCAGCTCCAAATCCGCGACAG TTTAAGGATGTATAACGCATTGGTGGAGAGATGTTTCACCGACTGTGTTGACACTTTTCGTCGCAAAACTCTTGACAAGCAAGAGGAAACTTGTGTTCGCAGATGTGCCGAGAAGTTCCTGAAACACTCTATGCGTGTTGGCATGAGATTTGCAGAGCTAAACCAGGGTGCTGCTACACAAGATTAG
- the LOC142520731 gene encoding transcription factor TCP17-like isoform X1 — MLNLDFLQVDDHETTNSMIMNSREKDSTRTEKELDDRKNIEFPKINITASSSRQWSSYKNPRIVRVSRAFGGKDRHSKVCTIRGLRDRRIRLSVPTAVLLYELQDRLGLSQPSKVVDWLLDATKVEIDKLPPLPAIPINNTSHESSSNPQIVSLSHNFLTTDQPFLGINQAKERMILVDQKEKWISPHQDQENQEVFGGFVAQNLFPLNSQQPSFPNMSYNSFFHNWDPSSLSLSQFGGGFSLPNQTDQAHPIAHNNLTPSVSSNPQLFLPSIVPPFNPPYISTSMESDMRQINHLQQQNPTFNLISPPLNSDGLNMNLKTTVRSQDNKTERGDKDNINSRRQ; from the exons ATGCTGAATC TTGATTTCTTGCAGGTTGATGATCATGAAACAACCAACTCTATGATCATGAATTCAAGAGAAAAAGACAGCACTCGGACGGAAAAAGAACTGGATGATAGGAAAAACATCGAGTTTCCCAAGATTAATATTACTGCATCTTCTTCAAGACAATGGTCAAGCTACAAAAACCCGAGAATTGTTCGCGTATCGCGCGCTTTTGGAGGTAAAGACAGACACAGCAAAGTGTGTACCATAAGGGGATTAAGGGATCGTCGAATTAGGCTTTCGGTGCCTACTGCGGTTCTGTTATATGAACTTCAAGACAGGCTTGGGTTAAGCCAACCTAGTAAAGTTGTAGATTGGCTGCTGGATGCAACGAAAGTCGAAATCGATAAGCTTCCTCCTCTTCCAGCTATACCTATAAACAATACTTCACATGAATCATCTTCTAACCCTCAAATAGTATCCCTCTCTCATAATTTTCTCACCACAGATCAACCCTTTTTGGGAATCAATCAAGCAAAAGAAAGGATGATTTTGGTTGATCAGAAAGAGAAGTGGATCTCACCGCACCAAGATCAAGAAAACCAAGAGGTTTTCGGGGGATTTGTGGCTCAGAACTTGTTCCCATTAAACAGCCAACAACCCTCTTTTCCAAACATGTCATACAACTCTTTTTTCCACAATTGGGATCCTTCAAGCCTATCTTTATCCCAATTCGGAGGAGGGTTTTCGTTGCCGAATCAAACCGATCAAGCTCATCCAATAGCCCACAACAATCTCACGCCTTCCGTGTCTTCGAATCCTCAGCTCTTTTTACCTTCCATTGTCCCACCCTTCAATCCTCCATATATCTCCACATCAATGGAGAGTGATATGAGGCAAATCAATCATTTACAGCAACAAAATCCAACCTTTAACTTGATTAGTCCTCCACTGAACTCAGATGGATTGAACATGAACTTGAAAACCACAGTTCGATCACAGGACAACAAAACTGAAAGGGGAGATAAAGACAACATAAATTCTCGAAGACAATAA
- the LOC142520731 gene encoding transcription factor TCP17-like isoform X2 — MIMNSREKDSTRTEKELDDRKNIEFPKINITASSSRQWSSYKNPRIVRVSRAFGGKDRHSKVCTIRGLRDRRIRLSVPTAVLLYELQDRLGLSQPSKVVDWLLDATKVEIDKLPPLPAIPINNTSHESSSNPQIVSLSHNFLTTDQPFLGINQAKERMILVDQKEKWISPHQDQENQEVFGGFVAQNLFPLNSQQPSFPNMSYNSFFHNWDPSSLSLSQFGGGFSLPNQTDQAHPIAHNNLTPSVSSNPQLFLPSIVPPFNPPYISTSMESDMRQINHLQQQNPTFNLISPPLNSDGLNMNLKTTVRSQDNKTERGDKDNINSRRQ, encoded by the coding sequence ATGATCATGAATTCAAGAGAAAAAGACAGCACTCGGACGGAAAAAGAACTGGATGATAGGAAAAACATCGAGTTTCCCAAGATTAATATTACTGCATCTTCTTCAAGACAATGGTCAAGCTACAAAAACCCGAGAATTGTTCGCGTATCGCGCGCTTTTGGAGGTAAAGACAGACACAGCAAAGTGTGTACCATAAGGGGATTAAGGGATCGTCGAATTAGGCTTTCGGTGCCTACTGCGGTTCTGTTATATGAACTTCAAGACAGGCTTGGGTTAAGCCAACCTAGTAAAGTTGTAGATTGGCTGCTGGATGCAACGAAAGTCGAAATCGATAAGCTTCCTCCTCTTCCAGCTATACCTATAAACAATACTTCACATGAATCATCTTCTAACCCTCAAATAGTATCCCTCTCTCATAATTTTCTCACCACAGATCAACCCTTTTTGGGAATCAATCAAGCAAAAGAAAGGATGATTTTGGTTGATCAGAAAGAGAAGTGGATCTCACCGCACCAAGATCAAGAAAACCAAGAGGTTTTCGGGGGATTTGTGGCTCAGAACTTGTTCCCATTAAACAGCCAACAACCCTCTTTTCCAAACATGTCATACAACTCTTTTTTCCACAATTGGGATCCTTCAAGCCTATCTTTATCCCAATTCGGAGGAGGGTTTTCGTTGCCGAATCAAACCGATCAAGCTCATCCAATAGCCCACAACAATCTCACGCCTTCCGTGTCTTCGAATCCTCAGCTCTTTTTACCTTCCATTGTCCCACCCTTCAATCCTCCATATATCTCCACATCAATGGAGAGTGATATGAGGCAAATCAATCATTTACAGCAACAAAATCCAACCTTTAACTTGATTAGTCCTCCACTGAACTCAGATGGATTGAACATGAACTTGAAAACCACAGTTCGATCACAGGACAACAAAACTGAAAGGGGAGATAAAGACAACATAAATTCTCGAAGACAATAA